A window of the Hordeum vulgare subsp. vulgare chromosome 5H, MorexV3_pseudomolecules_assembly, whole genome shotgun sequence genome harbors these coding sequences:
- the LOC123398029 gene encoding uncharacterized protein LOC123398029 isoform X1, translating into MVHSNNGKLGDVLQRIISSHQGVCHRFCIRPELSTDIDNDAAVDACLLSSTLDKLKELEFYRRRWHNWQPVPVPALIFRFSPTLCVAKFGHFTLAEDALQGIYFPQLKKLVLHYVYLSEFSLNSMIARSPSLEFLLIIRCTGARRPRINSFTLRTIAVDNHSPDPSIKELVIESAPHLQTLIHLDHNHDLHIAALSVPKLETLGCTNSTRLVFGSTDIRHHQALMKGPCIRGLATAACKIKCLVLGMATLNLHMVIELMTNFPCLEKLYIQCQKSWKNNLWRRKYRGLITSTCFDMHLKTIVLDYYRGTKSDIDFVTFFVLNARVLERMKLLIKRNDDKFVAIHRHRLQLMNRASHGAHINFRLKDSDVCISNMYNFCIQENILNL; encoded by the exons ATGGTCCATTCTAATAATGGTAAACTCGGTGATGTCTTACAACGCATAATTTCCTCCCACCAAGGCGTCTGCCACCGCTTCTGCATTCGCCCAGAATTGTCCACGGACATAGACAACGATGCTGCCGTGGACGCCTGTCTCCTGTCCTCCACTCTGGATAAACTCAAGGAGCTTGAGTTCTACCGTCGGCGGTGGCACAACTGGCAGCCGGTGCCGGTGCCGGCATTAATCTTCCGCTTCTCGCCCACCCTCTGTGTTGCCAAATTCGGACATTTCACACTCGCGGAAGACGCACTTCAGGGGATTTACTTCCCCCAGCTTAAAAAGCTCGTTCTTCATTATGTCTACCTCTCGGAATTCTCACTCAACAGCATGATTGCCCGCAGCCCTTCTCTCGAGTTCTTGCTAATTATTCGGTGCACTGGAGCCCGTCGCCCTCGGATCAATTCGTTTACCCTTAGAACCATCGCAGTCGATAATCATTCGCCAGATCCATCCATAAAGGAACTCGTTATCGAGAGTGCCCCTCATCTTCAAACATTAATCCATCTTGATCACAACCATGATTTGCATATAGCCGCGCTTTCCGTGCCAAAGTTGGAGACCCTAGGTTGTACCAACTCCACGAGGCTCGTGTTTGGTTCCACAGATATTCGTCATCATCAG GCTTTGATGAAGGGACCGTGCATTCGTGGCCTTGCAACAGCGGCGTGCAAAATCAAGTGTTTGGTTCTTGGTATGGCTACTCTTAATTTGCACATGGTTATCGAATTGATGACAAACTTTCCGTGCTTGGAGAAGTTGTACATTCAG TGCCAGAAATCATGGAAAAACAATTTGTGGCGTCGTAAATACCGGGGTCTCATTACCAGCACATGTTTTGACATGCATCTGAAAACAATAGTATTGGATTATTATCGGGGCACAAAATCTGACATTGATTTTGTTACTTTTTTCGTGCTCAACGCTAGAGTGCTAGAAAGGATGAAACTTTTAATAAAGAGGAACGATGATAAGTTCGTGGCAATACACCGTCATAGGCTTCAACTAATGAACAGGGCTTCACATGGTGCTCATATTAACTTTCGACTCAAGGATTCGGATGTGTGTATCAGTAACATGTACAATTTTTGTATACAGGAAAATATTTTAAATTTGTAG
- the LOC123398029 gene encoding uncharacterized protein LOC123398029 isoform X2 gives MVHSNNGKLGDVLQRIISSHQGVCHRFCIRPELSTDIDNDAAVDACLLSSTLDKLKELEFYRRRWHNWQPVPVPALIFRFSPTLCVAKFGHFTLAEDALQGIYFPQLKKLVLHYVYLSEFSLNSMIARSPSLEFLLIIRCTGARRPRINSFTLRTIAVDNHSPDPSIKELVIESAPHLQTLIHLDHNHDLHIAALSVPKLETLGCTNSTRLVFGSTDIRHHQGPCIRGLATAACKIKCLVLGMATLNLHMVIELMTNFPCLEKLYIQCQKSWKNNLWRRKYRGLITSTCFDMHLKTIVLDYYRGTKSDIDFVTFFVLNARVLERMKLLIKRNDDKFVAIHRHRLQLMNRASHGAHINFRLKDSDVCISNMYNFCIQENILNL, from the exons ATGGTCCATTCTAATAATGGTAAACTCGGTGATGTCTTACAACGCATAATTTCCTCCCACCAAGGCGTCTGCCACCGCTTCTGCATTCGCCCAGAATTGTCCACGGACATAGACAACGATGCTGCCGTGGACGCCTGTCTCCTGTCCTCCACTCTGGATAAACTCAAGGAGCTTGAGTTCTACCGTCGGCGGTGGCACAACTGGCAGCCGGTGCCGGTGCCGGCATTAATCTTCCGCTTCTCGCCCACCCTCTGTGTTGCCAAATTCGGACATTTCACACTCGCGGAAGACGCACTTCAGGGGATTTACTTCCCCCAGCTTAAAAAGCTCGTTCTTCATTATGTCTACCTCTCGGAATTCTCACTCAACAGCATGATTGCCCGCAGCCCTTCTCTCGAGTTCTTGCTAATTATTCGGTGCACTGGAGCCCGTCGCCCTCGGATCAATTCGTTTACCCTTAGAACCATCGCAGTCGATAATCATTCGCCAGATCCATCCATAAAGGAACTCGTTATCGAGAGTGCCCCTCATCTTCAAACATTAATCCATCTTGATCACAACCATGATTTGCATATAGCCGCGCTTTCCGTGCCAAAGTTGGAGACCCTAGGTTGTACCAACTCCACGAGGCTCGTGTTTGGTTCCACAGATATTCGTCATCATCAG GGACCGTGCATTCGTGGCCTTGCAACAGCGGCGTGCAAAATCAAGTGTTTGGTTCTTGGTATGGCTACTCTTAATTTGCACATGGTTATCGAATTGATGACAAACTTTCCGTGCTTGGAGAAGTTGTACATTCAG TGCCAGAAATCATGGAAAAACAATTTGTGGCGTCGTAAATACCGGGGTCTCATTACCAGCACATGTTTTGACATGCATCTGAAAACAATAGTATTGGATTATTATCGGGGCACAAAATCTGACATTGATTTTGTTACTTTTTTCGTGCTCAACGCTAGAGTGCTAGAAAGGATGAAACTTTTAATAAAGAGGAACGATGATAAGTTCGTGGCAATACACCGTCATAGGCTTCAACTAATGAACAGGGCTTCACATGGTGCTCATATTAACTTTCGACTCAAGGATTCGGATGTGTGTATCAGTAACATGTACAATTTTTGTATACAGGAAAATATTTTAAATTTGTAG